A single genomic interval of Sceloporus undulatus isolate JIND9_A2432 ecotype Alabama chromosome 2, SceUnd_v1.1, whole genome shotgun sequence harbors:
- the LOC121920974 gene encoding uncharacterized protein LOC121920974, with product MPSKTCSMSLPECARHTMTCCAHTRPNCPPLGSPWTIWASSRWRPPSSARLWAKAPRDLSPPLRSRTSRPSPCEQWRPESLVWKRPAWCPYWVSGKRRKKRKDWMQQHLGETSGQDPQPSCALNGLQCVRGFSYLVSAGLLPFFKIRFGGTCGSLLSFKNPLSRAAATQTPMYSSAGAPQVPYPSNEGLRLSPDTHFIKRRLL from the exons ATGCCATCAAAGACCTGCAGTATGAGCTTACCAGAGTGTGCAAG GCACACAATGACTTGCTGCGCACATACGAGGCCAAACTGTCCGCCTTTAGGATCCCCTTGGACAATCTGGGCTTCAAGCCGCTGGAGACCTCCGTCCTCGGCCAGACTCTGGGCCAAGGCCCCACGGGATTTGTCTCCACCCCTACGTAGCAGAACCTCCAGGCCCAGTCCTTGTGAACAGTGGCGGCCTGAGAGTCTGGTGTGGAAAAGGCCTGCCTGGTGCCCTTACTGggtgtctgggaaaaggaggaagaagaggaaggactgGATGCAGCAGCACCTGGGAGAGACATCAGGGCAGGACCCACAGCCTTCCTGTGCATTAAACGGGCTCCAGTGTGTGAGAGGCTTTTCATATCTGGTCTCAGCAGGCCTCCTCCCATTTTTCAAGATAAGATTTGGGGGAACCTGTGGATCTCTCCTTTCCTTCAAGAACCCCTTATCAAGAGCAGCAGCTACACAAACACCGATGTACTCCTCTGCTGGAGCCCCACAAGTGCCATACCCATCGAACGAGGGGCTAAGGCTTTCCCCAGACACTCATTTCATTAAAAGAAGGCTTTTATAA